The nucleotide sequence GCGATCGCCATAAGTCTATCTAGAAGCGATCGCTCTCCAGCACGTCCTTGTCTGATGCTCGGGGCGATCGGGTGCTGTTGTTGTTGTGAAGAGTTAACCATGAGTGCTATGGTTCCTCGTCCTCGGTATCTTCCCCCAACGGATTCTCTGCTGAGTTTGGAGTCTACGGTTTGCGATCTTGGGCGCTACCAGGTTCAGGTTGAAGTGGGGCTGAGCTGTGCCGAGATTTGGCCTATGTTCAACCAATATCCCAAGCTGCCCGGTTTGGTGTTGCTGCGCCAAGGACATTGGCATGGCATGATGCCGCGCCTGCCGTTGATGGAGCTGATGCTGCGATCGCACCTAGAGGGCAACCTCAAGGCCCTCACCTTGGCGATCGCCCACAGCTATTGTCCCCAAAGCCCCCTCTGCGTGGCCGCCGAGACGCCAATTTTGACGGCAGCCCAGCAGGCCCTGCGGCGATCGCTGCCGGATCAATCGGCACCGATTGTGGTGCAGGAAAGCACGGGGGACTATAGCTTGCTCGATGCCCATGAGCTGAATGTGGCCCATTGGCAATTGCGGGGTATTGAAGTGCAAAGCCGCTATGAGCGCACCCAGATCCATATGATCCGCCATGAAAAGATGGCTAACTTGGGACGCTTGGTAGACGGGGTAGCCCATGAAATTCTCGATCCGGTGGGCTTTATTTGGGGAAATCTCAGCCACATTGCCGACTATACCGATCAACTGTTGCAGGTGGTGGCGGCTTATCGTCGGCAGGGGGGAGCGCTGCCGAACATCGGCATAGAGGAGTCGGAGGTAGACTACCTGCAGCAGGATTTACCGAAGGCGATCGCTAGCATCCAATCTGGGGCAAAACGCTTGAAAAATCTAGCGTCTAGCCTACAAAATTTTTGTCATATGGATGAGGTGTATCCCAAGCCTGCTGATGTGCATGAAGCCCTCGATAGTTTAATGCTGTTGGTGAATAGTCGGTTGAATGGTGAGATTCAACTGACGCGCACCTATGGGCATCTGCCGCCGCTCACCTGCCATATGGGGCAACTGAACCAGATGTTGATGTCGCTACTGCTGCAGTTTGTGGATGAACTATTGAGTAATGTGGCCCACCGTTCCGTGGCGGCGAATCTAGCTGGAGCCTTGTTTTCCCCGGCTGCGATCGCCCTGCCCCTTCCTGAGATTGCCATTACCACCCAGGTGCTGTCGCCCCACCACGATCAGCCGGGCTGGATGAGTCGCGGTCAGGGAGCTTTTGAAGCCTGGATGCAGGCCACAGCTTCATCGGAGGCGATCGCCCCGTCTACCCAGCGCTGGATCTCGATTCAAGTTAGCCGCAATGGGGCACCATGGACAGCGACTCAGCAGCAGGAGTTGGCCGATACCCTCGCTAGCGATCGCTGGCATCAGCCCTTTGCCCTCAGTCATCGCATCATCGCTGCCCATGGTGGATATCTACGGTGGCGATCGCCCCATCGGGATGCGGCAGGCGCGGCGTTTGAAGTTCTCTTGCCGCTGGTGTAATCTGACCAGTAACACCCATTCCTGGCTCCATGACCTCATCTCCCACCCTGGTTCAATCCCATGCCTGCTTCGGCGGCACCGTTGCCTACTATCGCCACGCTTCCCAAACCTGTCGCAGTGAGATGGGGTTTGCGGTTTTTATCCCGCCCCAAGCGGCAGCCGGGCCGGTGCCGGTGCTGTATTATCTGTCAGGGTTGACCTGTACGGAGGATAATTTCACCGTCAAGGCTGGAGCCCAGCGCTATGCGGCTGACCATGGGCTGATGCTGGTGGCTCCCGATACCAGCCCGCGCAATACAGGCATTCCTGGGGAAGATGACGATTGGGATTTGGGCAGTGGGGCTGGATTCTATGTCGATGCGACAGCGGAGCCCTGGAGCCAGCACTATCACATGTATAGCTATGTGGTGCAGGAGTTGCCCGAGCTGATCGCTGCGCAGTTTTCTATCCGCCGCGATCGCCAAGGTATTTTCGGCCATTCCATGGGCGGCCACGGGGCGCTAGTCTGCGGCTTGCGCCATCCTGAGCGCTACCGATCCATCTCGGCCTTGGCCCCAATCGCGGCTCCCATGCGCTGTCCTTGGGGGCAAAAGGTTTTCAGCCATTACCTTGGAGATGATCCATCCACCTGGGCGGCCTACGATGCTAGTGAACTCGTTGCGACCATGGCCAGCGATCGCCCCATTTTGATCGATCAAGGCACCGCTGATCCCTTTTTGGAGCAACAGCAACTCTTGCCCGAGGTGTTTGAGCAGGCCTGTCGGCAAGCTGGGCAACCGTTGACGTTGCGGATGCAGGAGGGCTACGACCACGGCTATTTCTTCATCGCCACGTTTATGGACGACCACATCCGTCACCATGCGGCAGCACTTTGTATTGATTAGCGATCGCCCTCAGGAAAATCCGATGGATAGTCACGACCTTGCCGCCTATATTGAAGCGACCGATGGCCTGTCTAAACCTTGGCTGTTGGTGCAGTTGCGGCTGAAAAAACTACAAGAACGCAAGGCTAGCTTGTCCACCGATGTCTATGTGCAGGAAATGAGCGATATCTATCAGGACATGATGAAGTTGGGAGAATGGTGGGTTGGCATTGAAGATCAGGTGTTTAAGTCGCCACCGTCGTCTGAGCCGGATTGACGCATGTCCTGACACCTAAGCAAAGCGTAGAAGCTGGTTGCCTGATATGGTAGGAGTCAGATGGGTTAGGATAGCCAGGGATTAGGGTGTGTTGAACCCGTGTAGGCGGGTTTGGTCTGCATAGCCGAGACGTCTAGTTACCGGGGTGCTAGCTGCCAGTCAAAAAAGTGGCAAGGTTCCTCCGGAGTTGTCTATGACAATTTTGTCTAATAGAACTAGAGGCTCGATGCCGTGCATCCGGTCTCCTATTGTTTCAACATTACCCCCTATGGTCTCTTCCAATTGGACATATGCCGTTAGCCCTGATGATATTGCTGAACTGGGCGCGTCTCTCCGACAAGTGAAGCAGCAGCTTAAGCCTGGGCGGGTTTGGTATTACGGTGGCGAAACCTACTTTGATGTGCTGTTTGATGTGCAGGAAGGCAACATTCAGTGGTTTCAATTTACCCTGCGGGGGCGATCGCTCACGTGGGATCGTAAGGGCAACCTGATCCGCACAGGCAATACCAATGAGCTAGATGCGACCCAGGCGCTAGAGTATCCGGCCAGTAAGCTCATTCAAGACGATAGCCAGGCAGATACGGACTTTGTTGCCTTGGTCAAATCAATTTTGGCAACTCGTCCCCAGGAAGCTATCTTCCAGCAGGTGCTCGATCTGCTATCCCAGTCCCACGATGGCGATCGCCCTCCCGTCGATGAGCAATCGGATGGGTAGATGGGCTATAAGTAGGCGGACTTCATGAAGTGAAGTTACTGGGTTTCGGCTGCGCTCAACCCTCTGCTCATCAGGCTTGGAGGTTTTTGACGTCGCTCAAGGCTTGCCAATCGTTATCTCCTCCCACTGACTGGTTGGAGATAGTGTACCAATGCGGGCAGATTGATCTAATCTGGGAACACTAGGGCTGGGCAGCACCGCTGCCTAGACTGCCCTATTGCTCGTGCCCTGGATTTTATGATGCAATCTTCTAACTCAGCGCCGCCCTCGCCCCAAGCTGCTCAAGCGCGCCAAACCCGTGAGCAGTTTGTGTCGCCAGAGGATTACCTGTCCTACGAATTGGGAAAAGCTGTCCAGGAACTGCCACCGCTCTACACGCGGTTGCTGGCGGGTAGTTTAACATTGCTGGTTTTTGGGGCGATCGCTTGGGCCTATTTCAGCGAAATAGATGAAGTGGCGATCGCTCCCGGTGAGTTAATTCCGTCAATGCAGGTGCGACCCGTGCGGGCCCTGGAAGGCGGTGTGATCAGCAGCATCAACGTCGAAGAGGGCGATCGGGTAGAAACGGGAGATATTTTGCTGGAGAAAGATCCCGATCTCAATCAGTCTGAGGTCGATCGCTTGCAGCAGGCGGCGGAGTTAGTGCGTCAAGACCTAGCCCGTCTAGAGGCAGAACGGAGTGGTAGCGCCACCACGGGGGTGCCGTTGCAGGATCAATTGCTGGACGCGCGTCTGCAGGAATTTGATACCCGCCGTAATGCAGCGATCGCCGAGGCAAACCGTCAGGAATCTACGATTGCCGAAGCGCGATCGCGACTGGCCCGCCTTGAGGGCAATTTGGAGAATGCCTATCAGTTTTTGGACAACGCTGAGCGCCGGGAAGCCAGCCTGCGGGAATTGGTGGGCGATGCTATCCCTCGCTTTGATTATCTGGAAGCCATCGATCGCCTCACCCAAGCCCAGGATCAGGTGTCGTCTATTGAGCGGGAAATTGAGGGACAGCAGCAGGTCATTATCCAGGCAGAGTCTGCGTTTCAGGCTGCCCAAAGTGCGATCGAACAAATTACCTCCGAGCGCCGCAGTGAGATTTTGGGCCAGCTCACCCGCCGTCAGGAGGAATTGTCAAACATTGAGGGCCAGCTCAACCTCGCGGAAATTCGCAGCGGTGGCGATGCGGTACGGGCTCCCGTGGCAGGACGGGTATACAACATTCAAGTCACCCTAGCGGAAGGGACGGTGGCACCGGGGGAAGAACTCCTGTCGATTTTGCCCGATGGGGATAACCTGTGGTTAGAAGTGAAGGTGATGAACCGCGATATTGGCTTTATTGCCGAGGGAATGCGGGCTAAGGTCAAGGTGGCAACGTTTCCGTTCCAGGAATTTGGCGTGATTGAGGGGGAAGTGATGCGCATCAGCCCCAATGCCACGTTGGATGAAGATTTGGGGCTGGTGTATATGGCTCAGATTCGTCTCAATCAATCCGCTGTGGCGGTACGAGGAACCTTGGTGCCCTTAGCGCCAGGGATGGCGGCGACGGCGGAAATTGTTACCCGTCAAAAGTCGGTGCTGACGTTCTTGCTGGAGCCCATTACCCGCCGTTTTGATGAAGCCTTCTCGGTGCGCTAGGGCAGGTGGTCGGGCGTTTGTTGCCAGGCGGGATCCGAACAGGTGAAGCTATGACATTGGGCGATCGCTCGCCATTCTCGCAGGGCAATGGGCGGCGCTTTCAGTTCCACCAGGGTACCATCATGGGTGGGAATCACCAGCCACTGGGGACTATCGCCTGGCAGGGCTGCGAGAGCTGCGGTTAGTCGATATTGTCCGACATTGTTGCCGGGACGGCCTTGGGTAAACAGTTCATCAATGGCGGTGGGAGCCTGATGGGTTTGCCCAAGAGTATCCCGTAGGATCAGCGGCTGGTCTTGATCAATATCGACGCTGCCTGGAAAGCTGACGAGCCTCAGATAGAGAAGGGTTTCGTCGTGGGGGGTAACTCGCTTGAAGGCGATCGCTTGCCAGGTATGGCGATCGCGATCCCGTAGGGTTTGGCGAGACTGGTAGAGCATCTGGGTGGGGGTTTCCAGATGGGTACGAACGTCAGCCTGAGCTGGTGCCCCATACCCAAGGGTCAGCATGATGAACATCAGTAGGACAGCGATCGCCCTCACCCATCGATCGCGCAGGGCATGGGGAAAACGAGTATTCAGCAGCATGAGTCACCAGGTAATCCTATGGATCACCATATCTGGCTGTACCGATTCTGTCATCCATCACGGGCGTTAGAACAGATGCAGCGTTTGGCTAGCCTGTACCAGTCCTGGCACGGCCTCTGGAGCCCAAGTGCCCTCCGCCCGCCGTCCTTGCCGCAGAATCATGTGTAGTTCGTAGGCATGGGGATAGCCCTCTGCTTCCAACCAAAGGCGATCGCTCTCTACATCGCAGCAAATGCGCTCCCCATCCATCAACTCATGGCTCATCTGCTCAAGGGTCTCGGCCAATTGCAGCACCAGCCGACAAAAATCCTGCCATTCCTCACGGGTGTGTTCAATCGCCCAGCCGGCACCGCCCACAAGGCCAACAAACGGCTCTGATGCTGGATCCCAGCCTAGCCGCCAGCCATCACCTTCTTTAACCTGTCGCGTTGATGTCCTGCTGTCCATGGT is from Candidatus Obscuribacterales bacterium and encodes:
- a CDS encoding DUF3122 domain-containing protein encodes the protein MLLNTRFPHALRDRWVRAIAVLLMFIMLTLGYGAPAQADVRTHLETPTQMLYQSRQTLRDRDRHTWQAIAFKRVTPHDETLLYLRLVSFPGSVDIDQDQPLILRDTLGQTHQAPTAIDELFTQGRPGNNVGQYRLTAALAALPGDSPQWLVIPTHDGTLVELKAPPIALREWRAIAQCHSFTCSDPAWQQTPDHLP
- a CDS encoding HlyD family type I secretion periplasmic adaptor subunit, with the translated sequence MMQSSNSAPPSPQAAQARQTREQFVSPEDYLSYELGKAVQELPPLYTRLLAGSLTLLVFGAIAWAYFSEIDEVAIAPGELIPSMQVRPVRALEGGVISSINVEEGDRVETGDILLEKDPDLNQSEVDRLQQAAELVRQDLARLEAERSGSATTGVPLQDQLLDARLQEFDTRRNAAIAEANRQESTIAEARSRLARLEGNLENAYQFLDNAERREASLRELVGDAIPRFDYLEAIDRLTQAQDQVSSIEREIEGQQQVIIQAESAFQAAQSAIEQITSERRSEILGQLTRRQEELSNIEGQLNLAEIRSGGDAVRAPVAGRVYNIQVTLAEGTVAPGEELLSILPDGDNLWLEVKVMNRDIGFIAEGMRAKVKVATFPFQEFGVIEGEVMRISPNATLDEDLGLVYMAQIRLNQSAVAVRGTLVPLAPGMAATAEIVTRQKSVLTFLLEPITRRFDEAFSVR
- the fghA gene encoding S-formylglutathione hydrolase; translated protein: MTSSPTLVQSHACFGGTVAYYRHASQTCRSEMGFAVFIPPQAAAGPVPVLYYLSGLTCTEDNFTVKAGAQRYAADHGLMLVAPDTSPRNTGIPGEDDDWDLGSGAGFYVDATAEPWSQHYHMYSYVVQELPELIAAQFSIRRDRQGIFGHSMGGHGALVCGLRHPERYRSISALAPIAAPMRCPWGQKVFSHYLGDDPSTWAAYDASELVATMASDRPILIDQGTADPFLEQQQLLPEVFEQACRQAGQPLTLRMQEGYDHGYFFIATFMDDHIRHHAAALCID
- a CDS encoding DUF1818 family protein; protein product: MDSRTSTRQVKEGDGWRLGWDPASEPFVGLVGGAGWAIEHTREEWQDFCRLVLQLAETLEQMSHELMDGERICCDVESDRLWLEAEGYPHAYELHMILRQGRRAEGTWAPEAVPGLVQASQTLHLF